DNA sequence from the Verrucomicrobiota bacterium genome:
CCAAGAACCCGCAGATCACCCCTCCTCCGCTCCCTCAGCCGCAGAACGGACCTCCTCTCCTCAAGGGAGAGGAAAGAGGTGAGACTTCCCCGAACCAACGAATTTCGCTCTTTGAACCCATGAACCCGGAAGCGAGGGTTCGTGGGGAGGGCGGACGGGTGAAGGTGGATGCGGAAGGCTTCACCGATTGGCAAGCGGACCCCGCCGGCCGTCACGCCTACGTGAAGATCAATGGCGATCCGGCCAAACTCGCTGCGGCCATCGAGGAACTGATGATCCTGCCTCCGCGACTGACGGGAATTCAGCCGAAACCGTAAGGCGGAAACAAAAAAGGCTTCCCCGCGAAGGGAAGCCTTTTGCGTGAGAGTGTCCGGTTATCGCTGCTTGAGCGTTTGATAAAGTTCCAACGCCTCTTTCGGCTTCAACTTGTCATGCACCACGCCGCGCACGGCCAGGATCATGGCGACGGGGTGTTCCGCCTGGAAGACATTGCGGCCCATGTCCACGCCAGAAGCGCCTTGCTGAATGGCGAGGTAGGCCATTTCCAACGCTTTGTCTTCGGGCAGCTTCTTGCCGCCCGCGATCACGATCGGCACCGGGCAGGTCGCGGTGACCTTCTCGAATTCCTGTTCGCAGAAGTAGGTTTTCACGAACGTCGCGCCGTTTTCCGCGCAGATGCGGCAGGCGAGCGAAAGGTAGCGGGCGTCGCGCACCAGTTCCTTGCCCACGGCGGTCACGCCGAGGGTGGGGATGCCGTATTTGTTGCCCAGATCGGCAGTGCGGACGAGGTTCTTGATCGTGATGGCCTCGAATTTGCTGCCGATGGCGGCCATGACCGCCAGGGCGGAGGCGTTTACGCGGATG
Encoded proteins:
- the lsrF gene encoding 3-hydroxy-5-phosphonooxypentane-2,4-dione thiolase, coding for MAEHDTKDAADYGFGIPVKKHGFFLKGLDHVDWGMKDRLSRIFNPKSGNTVMLAFDHGYIMGPTSGLERMDLSMPPLIEYADCIMCTRGALRSIVPPTSNKPVSLRYSAGTTVLTDLNDECILDIEDAIRVNASALAVMAAIGSKFEAITIKNLVRTADLGNKYGIPTLGVTAVGKELVRDARYLSLACRICAENGATFVKTYFCEQEFEKVTATCPVPIVIAGGKKLPEDKALEMAYLAIQQGASGVDMGRNVFQAEHPVAMILAVRGVVHDKLKPKEALELYQTLKQR